Proteins co-encoded in one Papaver somniferum cultivar HN1 chromosome 5, ASM357369v1, whole genome shotgun sequence genomic window:
- the LOC113281743 gene encoding uncharacterized protein LOC113281743 has translation MMSLEACFLTSNSFTKTLDLVPSIKQRVRLPISLTKRRSFTPSPLRIGRNLHHSSVTCCNLDQPSSSGDDYKPASEADWRSFRARLVAVERASRTDEPNTWVDPDTVEDHPPHVPIGDKWAHSLHEPETGCLLIATEKLDGVHIFERTVVLLLSTGPMGPTGIILNRPSLMSIKETRSTVLDVGGTFSDRPLFFGGPLEEGFFLLSPDLKQGDSNDDGVAKSGVFDEVMKGLYYGTKESVGCAAEMVKRNVVNLGDFRFFDGYCGWEKDQLQDEIKAGYWTVAACSPSVIDLGSVGRIGLWEEVLGLMGQRKVW, from the exons ATGATGAGCCTGGAAGCATGTTTCTTGACATCCAATTCATTCACCAAAACCTTAGATTTAGTCCCCTCAATCAAACAAAGAGTAAGACTACCCATTTCGCTTACTAAGAGACGGTCATTTACGCCGTCTCCGCTTCGAATTGGCAGGAATCTTCATCACTCTTCTGTTACTT GTTGCAATCTAGACCAACCATCGTCATCCGGTGATGATTACAAGCCCGCAAGTGAAGCTGATTGGCGATCATTCAGAGCGAGGCTTGTGGCAGTAGAACGTGCATCAAGGACAGACGAACCGAACACATGGGTCGATCCGGATACAGTAGAAGATCATCCTCCACACGTACCAATCGGAGACAAATGGGCACATTCCCTTCATGAACCCGAGACCGGCTGCCTACTCATCGCGACCGAAAAACTCGACGGGGTACACATTTTCGAACGAACTGTTGTTCTACTCTTGTCAACAGGTCCTATGGGACCAACCGGAATCATTCTTAACCGGCCGTCTTTAATGTCTATCAAGGAGACTAGATCAACAGTTTTAGACGTAGGAGGTACATTTTCTGACAGGCCATTGTTCTTTGGAGGACCATTAGAAGAAGGGTTCTTTTTGTTAAGTCCAGACCTCAAACAAGGTGATAGCAATGATGATGGGGTGGCAAAAAGTGGTGTATTTGATGAAGTAATGAAAGGTTTGTATTATGGAACCAAAGAAAGTGTGGGTTGTGCTGCTGAAATGGTAAAGAGAAATGTAGTGAATTTGGGGGATTTTAGGTTCTTTGATGGGTATTGTGGATGGGAGAAGGatcaactgcaagatgaaatcaAGGCAGGTTATTGGACAGTTGCTGCTTGTAGTCCAAGTGTTATTGATTTGGGAAGTGTTGGGAGGATTGGATTGTGGGAAGAGGTTTTAGGACTTATGGGTCAAAGAAAAGTTTGGTGA
- the LOC113281744 gene encoding protein GDAP2 homolog → MYHRVPAAAAATDRGVLATDSGELDYVVSLDQVPCWSDAEQRSSLAYENDDPSNFSDPLTASSSGAENGVNGSVSRFPVDHEINSKIYLWRGNPWNLEVDAVVNSTNENLDEAHSSPGLHAAAGPGLAEECASLGGCRTGMAKVTHAYDLPARRIIHTVGPKYAVKYHTAAENALSHCYRSCFELLIENGLQSIAMGCIYTENKNYPREPAAHIAIRTVRRFLEKQKDKITAVVFCTITSSDTEIYKRLLPLYFPRDKHEEEVALSKLPADVGDDNGETTIDERKIRIKPLPILTPDFPKSPITREEPPVADPGLALRRNSTYLDSYLDPVFMSLIKDPDQRRVEQWQKAAQARNGFHFSKLLGFGDLGGPPLTAAEEYSLHSRYLAKANNLTLSEIADMKIIYRGGVDSEGRPVMVVVGAHFLLRCLDLERFVLYVVKEFEPLIQKPYTIVYFHSAASLQPQPDLGWMRRLQQILGRKHQHNLHAIYILHPTFGLKTAILGLQMFVDGEAWKKVVYVDRLLQLFRYVPREQLTIPDFVFQHDLEVNGGKGLIVDPRTKYVYPRP, encoded by the exons ATGTACCATCGTGTGCCGGCTGCGGCAGCAGCCACTGACCGGGGTGTATTAGCGACAGATAGTGGAGAACTGGATTACGTTGTCTCGCTTGATCAAGTTCCTTGTTGGAGTGATGCCGAGCAGAGGTCTTCGTTGGCCTATGAGAATGATGATCCGTCAAACTTTTCTGATCCTTTAACAGCGTCTTCTTCTGGGGCCGAGAATGGTGTTAATGGTTCAGTTTCAAGGTTTCCTGTTGATCATGAAATTAACTCAAAGATATACCTATGGCGTGGCAATCCTTGGAATCTTGAGGTAGATGCGGTGGTCAATTCAACAAATGAG AATCTGGATGAAGCACACAGTAGCCCTGGTTTGCATGCCGCTGCTGGCCCTGGTCTGGCAGAAGAATGTGCATCACTG GGTGGATGTCGAACAGGAATGGCAAAAGTTACCCATGCCTATGATCTTCCAGCCAG GAGAATTATTCATACAGTGGGCCCCAAATATGCAGTAAAGTATCATACAGCAGCAGAGAATGCTCTGAGTCACTGCTACCGCTCCTGCTTTGAGCTTCTAATTGAAAATGGACTTCAGAG CATTGCTATGGGATGTATTTacacagaaaataaaaattatcctCGTGAACCAGCTGCTCACATTGCAATAA GGACTGTTCGAAGGTTTCTTGAGAAACAGAAAGATAAAATCACAGCTGTAGTTTTCTGTACTATTACTTCATCTGACACCGAGATATACAAAAg ATTGCTTCCACTTTACTTTCCCCGGGATAAACATGAGGAGGAGGTGGCTTTGTCAAAGCTTCCTGCCGATGTTGGAGATGACAATGGTGAGACAACTATAGACGAACGCAAAATCAGGATAAAACCTTTGCCCATATTGACACCAGATTTTCCTAAATCCCCAATAACCCGTGAAGAACCTCCTGTTGCTGATCCTGGGTTGGCGTTGAGACG GAACTCCACTTATTTGGATTCATATCTGGATCCTGTTTTTATGTCCTTAATTAAAGATCCAGACCAGAGGCGTGTGGAGCAATGGCAAAAAGCTGCTCAAGCGCGAAATGGTTTCCATTTTTCTAAATTGCTAGGATTTGGTGATCTTGGTGGGCCTCCTTTGACCGCTGCTGAAGAATACTCTCTTCATTCTAGATATCTTGCTAAAGCAAATAACCTTACTCTTTCTGAAATTGCGGACATGAAAATCAT TTATCGTGGTGGAGTAGACAGTGAAGGGAGGCCGGTAATGGTTGTCGTTGGAGCCCATTTTCTACTAAGGTGTCTCGATCTTGAGAGATTTGTGCTTTATGTGGTCAAG GAGTTCGAGCCATTGATTCAGAAGCCATACACTATTGTTTATTTCCACTCCGCTGCTTCTTTACAACC TCAACCAGATTTGGGATGGATGAGACGGTTACAACAGATACTTGGTCGTAAACACCAGCATAATCTGCAT GCAATATATATACTCCATCCAACATTTGGACTGAAAACGGCAATCCTTGGTTTGCAAATGTTCGTTGATGGCGAG GCATGGAAGAAAGTTGTGTACGTTGATCGGCTACTGCAGCTATTCAGATATGTACCTCGTGAGCAACTGACTATACCCGATTTTGTGTTCCA GCATGATCTTGAAGTGAATGGAGGGAAGGGTCTAATAGTAGACCCTAGAACTAAATATGTATATCCAAGGCCGTAA
- the LOC113281746 gene encoding uncharacterized protein LOC113281746 yields MVSSCCIGFTNSISPLSSTFTISSKITNSQKNPSISVAQKPNSVLSSKRTSTSSSSSDFRGLLTVVPLAASIAVLFWTNPVNAGTLSGFSGLESVPGPDLPQIDFLNRFNEENQKKYAANDERFKSSDVLKEYLEKSKLNKEKNKQGIQDKYCLRGAEWGVGDCSTAGMTDDEKDKFIAMLREKTGITD; encoded by the exons ATGGTTTCCTCTTGTTGTATTGGATTCACTAACTCTATCTCTCCTCTATCATCAACCTTTACAATCTCTAGTAAAATCACAAACTCACAGAAAAATCCCAGCATTTCTGTTGCTCAGAAGCCCAATTCTGTTCTGAGTTCTAAGCGGACTtctacttcttcatcatcttcggatTTTCGAGGTCTTCTTACTGTGGTTCCTTTAGCTGCTTCAATCGCAGTTCTGTTTTGGACAAATCCAG TTAATGCTGGAACTCTGTCTGGGTTCTCTGGGTTAGAATCAGTTCCAGGTCCTGACCTACCTCAAATCGATTTTCTCAATCGTTTCAATG aagaaaatcagaaaaagtaTGCTGCAAACGACGAACGATTCAAGTCGTCTGACGTACTGAAGGAGTATCTAGAGAAATCAAAACTGAACAAAGAGAA GAACAAGCAAGGAATCCAAGATAAGTACTGCTTACGAGGAGCAGAATGGGGTGTAGGAGATTGTTCAACAGCGGGTATGACGGATGACGAAAAAGATAAATTTATTGCAATGTTGAGGGAAAAAACAGGAATAACAGATTGA
- the LOC113281745 gene encoding 26S proteasome non-ATPase regulatory subunit 10-like — MEMELDTSAPKKESEINEDEFFKAAEKGGDSSIFKSLTEKQLQTALSLRNEDGRSLLHIAASAGHVEVVKILSAADPSVSGVNSTDEEGWAPIHSASSIGNAEIVEILLKGGADVNIKNNGGRAALHYAASKGWLKVAEVLISYHAKLNQKDKVGCTPLHRAASTGNSNVCELLIEEGADIDAVDRAGQTPLMTAVICENKEVAFLLIRHEADFDIEDKEGYTVLGRASDDFRPLLIDAAKALHEVEG, encoded by the exons ATGGAAATGGAATTGGATACATCAGCACCGAAAAAAGAATCTGAAATCAACGAAGACGAATTCTTCAAAGCTGCAGAGAAAGGAGGAGATTCTTCAATTTTCAAATCTCTTACTGAAAAACAACTTCAAACAGCTCTTTCTCTCCGAAACGAAGATGGTCGTTCATTACTTCATATCGCAGCTTCTGCTGGACATGTTGAG GTAGTGAAGATATTATCTGCTGCAGATCCATCAGTAAGTGGTGTTaatagtactgatgaagaagggTGGGCACCAATTCATTCTGCTTCTAGTATTGGCAATGCTGAAATTGTGGAAATCTTGCTTAAAGGAG GAGCTGATGTCAACATAAAAAATAATGGTGGTCGTGCTGCTCTTCACTATGCTGCAAGCAAGGGATGGTTAAAAGTAGCAGAGGTCCTAATTTCTTATCATGCAAAGCTTAACCAAAAGGACAAG gttggCTGCACGCCGTTGCATCGAGCAGCAAGCACAGGAAACTCGAATGTGTGTGAGCTCTTAATTGAAGAAGGTGCCGATATTGATGCGGTTGATAGGGCAGGCCAAACACCTCTTATGACAGCAGTCATATGTGAGAACAAAGAG GTAGCTTTTCTCCTGATAAGGCATGAAGCTGACTTTGACATCGAAGACAAAGAGGGATATACCGTGCTTGGTCGAGCTTCAGATGATTTCAGACCACTACTAATTGATGCTGCCAAAGCCTTGCATGAAGTTGAAGGTTAA